A window of Esox lucius isolate fEsoLuc1 chromosome 18, fEsoLuc1.pri, whole genome shotgun sequence contains these coding sequences:
- the fbxl14b gene encoding F-box/LRR-repeat protein 14b codes for METHISCLFPEILAMIFSYLDVRDKGRVAQVCAAWRDASYHKSVWRGVEAKLHLRRANPSLFPSLQARGIRRVQILSLRRSLSYVIQGMPNIESLNLSGCYNLTDNGLGHAFVQEIPSLRVLNLSLCKQITDSSLGRIAQYLKNLEVLELGGCSNITNTGLLLIAWGLHRLKSLNLRSCRHVSDVGIGHLAGMTRSAAEGCLNLEYLTLQDCQKLTDLSLKHISKGLTKLKVLNLSFCGGISDAGMLHLSHMTSLWSLNLRSCDNISDTGIMHLAMGTLRLSGLDVSFCDKIGDQSLAYIAQGLYQLKSLSLCSCHISDDGINRMVRQMHELRTLNIGQCVRITDKGLELIADHLTQLTGIDLYGCTKITKRGLERITQLPYLKVLNLGLWQMTESEKVR; via the coding sequence ATGGAGACGCACATATCGTGCCTCTTTCCGGAAATTTTAGCCATGATTTTCAGTTACTTGGATGTAAGGGACAAAGGCAGAGTGGCCCAAGTCTGCGCCGCTTGGAGGGACGCTTCCTACCACAAGTCCGTGTGGAGGGGGGTTGAAGCCAAGCTGCATCTACGGCGGGCCAACCCTTCCCTCTTCCCCAGCCTACAGGCCCGCGGCATCCGGAGAGTACAGATCCTTAGCCTGCGCCGAAGCCTTAGCTACGTGATCCAGGGGATGCCAAACATCGAGAGCTTAAACTTGAGTGGCTGTTATAACTTAACGGATAACGGCCTGGGGCACGCGTTCGTCCAGGAGATCCCCTCCCTGAGGGTCCTAAACCTTAGTCTGTGTAAGCAGATCACGGACTCCAGCCTGGGCCGGATCGCCCAGTATCTAAAGAACCTGGAAGTGCTGGAGCTGGGCGGGTGTAGCAACATCACTAACACAGGGCTGTTACTCATAGCGTGGGGCTTACACCGGCTCAAGAGCCTCAACCTCCGCAGTTGCCGGCATGTGTCTGACGTGGGCATCGGTCACCTGGCGGGGATGACCCGCAGCGCGGCAGAAGGCTGCCTCAACCTGGAATACCTGACACTGCAGGACTGTCAGAAACTCACCGATCTGTCCCTCAAACACATCTCAAAGGGCCTAACCAAACTCAAAGTTCTCAACTTGAGTTTTTGCGGCGGCATCTCCGACGCGGGAATGCTCCACCTCTCCCATATGACGAGCCTGTGGAGCCTTAACCTGCGGTCGTGCGACAACATCAGTGACACCGGCATCATGCACCTCGCGATGGGCACGCTCAGGCTCTCGGGACTAGATGTGTCCTTCTGTGACAAGATAGGCGACCAGAGCCTTGCTTACATCGCCCAGGGCCTGTACCAGCTCAAATCCCTGTCCCTGTGCTCGTGCCACATCAGTGACGATGGCATCAATAGGATGGTGCGCCAGATGCACGAGCTCAGAACCCTGAACATTGGGCAGTGCGTGCGGATTACAGACAAAGGACTAGAGCTCATTGCCGACCACTTGACACAGTTGACCGGGATCGATCTGTATGGATGTACGAAAATCACAAAACGGGGACTGGAACGAATAACGCAACTCCCGTATCTTAAAGTTTTGAATCTGGGACTTTGGCAGATGACAGAGAGTGAAAAAGTGAGGTGA